The Pseudomonas parafulva genome window below encodes:
- the cas3f gene encoding type I-F CRISPR-associated helicase Cas3f, with protein MNILLISQCDKRALTETRRILDQFAERRGDKTWQTSITQSGLDTLRRLLRKTARRNSAIACHWIRGLDHSELLWIVGDASRFNAQGSVPTHSTRRNVLRQQDENDWHTAEDIQLLARMAALLHDLGKACAAFQKRLAKPSKTRNLYRHEWISLRLFQAFVGDDDDAAWLERLAHPSADDDARWLAVDRLTRDDLAPQAALPFRSLPPLAAAIGWLVVSHHRLPVVPNFQDERTGGDRRFGSPTPDLTRNALQHLLESISHRWNEVPPEQSEDDPSSYWRFDHGLPVTEKKWRARAAKLATRLLALRNKPGKGDWLGNPYVMHLARLSLMLADHHYSGLSPTDTRRVRGDGTTALYANTDDKGDPKQPLDEHLIGVEHMSASIVHALPRFERHLPRLAQHKGLRKRSGDPRFRWQDTAADIAGSLRAAGAEHGAFIVNMASTGCGKTLANARIMNALADPQQGLRGTFALGLRTLTRQTGESYRNDLHLGEHELAIRVGGSDSGLLQAYFEAQHEARGSASIQSLIDEDSHVFYEGQTEEHGLLGKAMSEQPIRAMLAAPLLVCTIDHLMPATEAQRAGRQIAPMLRMMSGDLVLDELDDFDLGDLPALTRLVHWAGLLGTRVLLSSATLPPALVMGMFHAYRAGRQHYRRNRGEPVHDQVEALQIPCLWVDEFTTTAEHCKSAEAFEAAHACFVEQRVAVLDRNSATPLRIVELWPWKMDRPLSKAQVRDDFAEQLRHAMHCAHERHAQTCTRSGKRVSFGLVRMANIEPLFDVALALFKQGAMTGQRIHLCVYHSRFPMIQRSAIESRLDRCLNRKQPEAVYDLPEIRQALDAYPEQDHLFVVLGSPVTEVGRDHDYDWAIVEPSSVRSLIQLAGRIQRHRQQPCQTPNLLVFSTNLKHFENKLDKDTRNEAAFVFPGFEQNTRDHRHPLRLDSHNLERLLLEEDLIPFNARPRIKPRPASALNAKANLVDLEHCRLMNLMLPSSDKPQLDAACAWQYPQAALTWALPQHQPFRHQTQPTIDLLFLMEDEDAPPRLHCLHQPNKRQPPEYLPSEMKLERVELETVMGPGICPWGVVDLKEQLQALAVAQDIDIMECARRFTPVNVPNSDIGWRYHPVLGFAKKRRGSDQ; from the coding sequence GTGAACATCCTCCTGATTTCACAATGCGACAAACGGGCACTGACAGAGACGCGGCGCATCCTCGATCAGTTTGCCGAGCGGCGTGGCGACAAGACCTGGCAGACTTCGATCACTCAGTCAGGCCTGGATACTTTGCGACGCCTGCTGCGAAAGACCGCCCGGCGCAACAGCGCCATCGCCTGTCATTGGATACGCGGCCTGGACCACAGCGAACTGCTGTGGATCGTCGGCGATGCCAGTCGCTTCAATGCGCAGGGCAGCGTTCCCACCCACAGCACTCGCCGCAACGTCCTGCGCCAGCAGGACGAGAACGATTGGCACACCGCCGAAGACATCCAACTGCTGGCACGCATGGCCGCATTGCTGCACGACCTGGGCAAAGCCTGCGCAGCGTTTCAGAAACGACTGGCAAAGCCCTCGAAAACACGCAACCTCTACCGTCATGAGTGGATTTCCCTACGGCTCTTTCAAGCCTTCGTCGGAGACGACGATGACGCGGCGTGGCTAGAGCGCCTGGCGCACCCAAGCGCTGATGATGACGCGCGCTGGCTGGCAGTAGACCGATTGACGCGTGATGATCTGGCCCCACAGGCAGCGTTACCGTTTCGATCCCTGCCGCCCCTGGCGGCAGCGATTGGCTGGCTAGTGGTCAGCCATCATCGACTGCCGGTAGTACCCAATTTCCAGGACGAGAGAACGGGCGGGGACAGACGTTTTGGCAGCCCGACCCCCGACTTGACCCGCAATGCGCTGCAGCACCTGCTGGAGAGCATCAGCCATCGCTGGAACGAAGTGCCTCCAGAGCAAAGCGAGGATGATCCAAGCAGCTATTGGCGCTTCGATCACGGCCTGCCTGTTACAGAGAAAAAGTGGCGCGCCAGGGCTGCGAAACTGGCGACACGGTTACTCGCGCTGCGAAACAAACCGGGTAAGGGCGACTGGCTGGGCAACCCCTATGTCATGCACCTGGCGCGCTTGAGCCTGATGTTGGCTGACCATCATTATTCTGGCTTGAGCCCCACCGATACCCGACGCGTTCGGGGCGACGGCACCACCGCGCTGTACGCCAACACCGACGACAAAGGCGATCCGAAGCAGCCTTTGGACGAACACCTGATTGGCGTCGAGCACATGTCGGCAAGCATCGTCCATGCCCTGCCCCGTTTCGAACGCCATCTGCCCCGGCTCGCGCAACACAAAGGATTGCGCAAACGCAGTGGCGACCCGCGCTTTCGTTGGCAGGACACAGCGGCCGACATCGCCGGCAGCCTGCGCGCAGCCGGCGCAGAGCACGGCGCCTTCATCGTCAACATGGCGTCGACCGGTTGCGGCAAGACCTTGGCCAACGCGCGCATCATGAATGCGCTCGCCGATCCGCAACAGGGCTTGCGCGGCACCTTCGCCCTCGGGCTGCGCACACTCACGCGGCAGACGGGCGAAAGCTATCGCAACGACCTGCACCTGGGCGAACACGAATTGGCCATCCGCGTTGGGGGTTCGGATTCGGGATTGCTGCAGGCGTATTTCGAAGCGCAGCACGAAGCCCGGGGATCGGCATCGATCCAAAGCTTGATCGACGAGGACAGCCACGTCTTCTACGAAGGCCAAACCGAAGAGCATGGTCTTTTGGGCAAAGCGATGAGCGAACAGCCGATTCGCGCCATGCTCGCAGCACCCTTGCTGGTCTGCACCATCGACCACCTGATGCCCGCCACAGAAGCGCAACGAGCCGGACGACAGATTGCGCCGATGTTGAGAATGATGAGCGGCGATCTGGTGCTGGACGAACTCGATGACTTCGATCTCGGCGACTTGCCGGCCCTGACGCGGCTCGTGCATTGGGCGGGCCTGTTGGGCACCCGCGTACTGTTGTCCTCGGCCACCCTGCCCCCGGCGCTGGTCATGGGCATGTTTCACGCGTACCGAGCAGGCCGTCAGCACTATCGGCGCAATCGCGGCGAACCTGTGCACGATCAGGTCGAGGCACTGCAGATCCCTTGTCTGTGGGTCGATGAATTCACCACAACGGCAGAACATTGCAAGAGCGCAGAAGCATTCGAGGCCGCTCACGCATGCTTCGTTGAACAACGGGTCGCTGTCTTGGATCGCAACAGCGCGACACCTCTGAGGATCGTCGAACTCTGGCCATGGAAGATGGACCGCCCTCTCTCGAAAGCGCAAGTACGGGACGACTTCGCCGAGCAGTTGAGGCACGCCATGCACTGCGCCCATGAGCGCCATGCTCAGACCTGCACACGCAGCGGCAAACGGGTCAGCTTCGGCCTGGTGCGCATGGCCAACATCGAGCCCCTGTTCGATGTTGCATTGGCGCTGTTCAAACAAGGCGCTATGACAGGGCAGCGTATTCACTTGTGCGTGTACCACTCGCGCTTCCCGATGATCCAACGCTCCGCCATCGAGTCCCGACTCGACCGTTGCCTTAACCGCAAGCAGCCAGAGGCGGTGTATGACCTGCCAGAGATCCGGCAGGCGCTGGATGCTTATCCCGAGCAGGATCACCTGTTCGTCGTGTTGGGCTCTCCTGTCACGGAGGTGGGACGCGATCACGATTACGACTGGGCGATTGTCGAGCCGTCTTCGGTGCGTTCGCTGATCCAATTGGCGGGTCGTATCCAGCGTCACCGTCAGCAGCCATGCCAAACGCCGAACCTCCTGGTGTTCAGCACCAACCTCAAGCATTTCGAAAACAAGCTGGACAAAGACACGCGCAATGAAGCGGCCTTTGTATTTCCTGGGTTCGAGCAGAACACGCGGGATCACCGCCATCCTTTGCGCCTCGACAGTCACAACCTCGAACGCCTGCTGCTCGAAGAAGACCTCATTCCCTTCAACGCCCGTCCACGGATCAAACCACGCCCAGCGAGCGCGCTGAACGCCAAAGCTAATCTGGTGGACCTGGAACATTGCCGCCTGATGAACCTGATGCTGCCCAGCAGCGACAAACCGCAGTTGGACGCCGCGTGCGCTTGGCAGTATCCCCAGGCTGCACTGACGTGGGCGCTGCCGCAGCATCAACCTTTTCGTCACCAGACTCAGCCGACGATCGACCTGCTGTTTCTCATGGAAGACGAAGATGCCCCACCGCGCCTGCATTGCCTGCACCAGCCCAATAAACGCCAACCGCCTGAGTATCTGCCGAGCGAAATGAAACTGGAGCGAGTGGAGCTGGAGACGGTGATGGGGCCTGGGATTTGTCCTTGGGGCGTCGTTGACCTCAAGGAGCAATTGCAAGCGCTCGCCGTGGCACAAGATATCGACATCATGGAGTGCGCCCGGCGCTTTACCCCGGTAAACGTGCCCAACAGTGACATCGGCTGGAGATACCACCCGGTTTTAGGATTCGCGAAGAAAAGGAGGGGCAGTGATCAATAA
- the cas1f gene encoding type I-F CRISPR-associated endonuclease Cas1f: MATMEGIPSSDLKTILHSKRANIYYLQHCRVLVKGGRVEYVTDAGKQSLYWNIPIANTTTVLLGTGTSVTQAAMRELAQAGVLVGFCGSGATPLFSANEVDIDIAWFSPQSEYRPTEYLQRWVSFWFDGDKRLEAAKAFQRLRLDYLEKQWLGSRAFDKAGFTLDPSTLQQHLADSRSRIDRAHNHDDLLTEEARLTKRLFKLAATATGYGDFTRAKRGSGTDPANRFLDHGNYLAYGLGATATWVLGLPHGLAVLHGKTRRGGLVFDVADLVKDGLILPQAFLSAMRGDDEQAFRQACIESLTRQEALDFMIDSLKSIAQALGAPAA; encoded by the coding sequence ATGGCCACCATGGAAGGCATACCCTCGTCAGACCTGAAGACCATCCTTCACTCCAAGCGCGCGAACATCTACTACCTCCAGCACTGCCGCGTGCTGGTCAAAGGTGGTCGGGTCGAATATGTCACCGACGCTGGCAAGCAATCGCTCTACTGGAACATCCCCATCGCCAACACCACCACGGTGCTGCTCGGAACCGGCACGTCAGTCACCCAAGCCGCCATGCGCGAACTGGCTCAGGCTGGGGTGCTGGTTGGATTTTGCGGAAGCGGTGCCACGCCGCTGTTCAGTGCCAATGAAGTGGATATCGACATCGCCTGGTTTTCACCGCAAAGCGAGTACCGGCCCACCGAATACCTGCAACGCTGGGTCTCGTTCTGGTTCGATGGGGACAAACGTCTCGAAGCCGCCAAAGCGTTTCAGCGGCTGCGCCTCGACTACCTCGAGAAACAATGGCTGGGCAGTCGAGCCTTCGACAAAGCGGGGTTCACCCTCGACCCCAGTACCCTGCAGCAGCATCTGGCAGACTCCCGCTCACGCATCGACCGAGCGCACAACCACGATGATTTACTGACCGAAGAGGCGAGGCTGACCAAGCGCCTGTTCAAGCTCGCGGCCACCGCCACCGGCTATGGCGATTTCACCCGCGCCAAGCGGGGTAGCGGCACCGACCCTGCCAACCGTTTCCTCGATCATGGCAACTACCTGGCCTACGGCCTGGGCGCCACCGCCACCTGGGTGTTGGGCTTGCCCCATGGCCTTGCCGTGCTGCACGGTAAAACACGACGTGGTGGACTCGTGTTCGATGTCGCGGACCTGGTCAAGGACGGCTTGATCCTGCCCCAGGCCTTTCTCTCAGCGATGCGTGGAGATGATGAGCAGGCGTTCCGTCAGGCCTGCATCGAAAGTCTCACCCGCCAGGAAGCCCTCGACTTCATGATCGACAGCCTGAAATCCATCGCCCAAGCGCTGGGAGCGCCTGCGGCGTGA
- the csy1 gene encoding type I-F CRISPR-associated protein Csy1 gives MEDRLTRSQRFQIAIERFITERRDTKLNGKDDPVTAAKYDYSTWLADAARRVSQIQAVTHVLKATHPDARGSSLYIDPTSLPGRDEIGSHSLGADFAIDIVGNAAALDVYKFLKLQVDNRSLLDWLQDDDADLLAALSPQPERASTWATAFKGLIRQDETVTSHERAKQLYWCVDGDPARTEAFHLLEPLFSSSLVHAVHLEVNDARFGEANKEARLAWRGGRAHPNGYREYRGLLVRKLGGTKPQNISQLNSERGGVNYLLSSLPPAWQRQPSKPLLLLDSSFKRFQRFDGVQRQLNALYQYFEQAPDPTFATRKRRERIERALGLALTAFGVSIRTQFPAGWTRDPDCQLPLCEQLWLDPGRAEMAIREGYEDMDGAFQQAAERQQWPEEVAKHFALWLNAMLSRKGFAVSDAEHMQWARKALAHTLGFAVSTREVSHG, from the coding sequence ATGGAAGATAGACTCACTCGATCACAGCGGTTTCAAATAGCCATTGAGCGTTTTATAACAGAGCGACGTGACACCAAGCTCAATGGCAAGGACGACCCCGTCACCGCCGCCAAATACGACTACTCAACCTGGCTCGCTGACGCCGCCCGTCGAGTATCCCAGATCCAGGCCGTGACTCATGTGCTCAAGGCCACCCACCCTGACGCTCGCGGCAGCAGCCTGTACATCGACCCCACATCACTCCCGGGCCGAGATGAAATAGGCAGCCACTCGCTGGGTGCCGACTTCGCCATCGATATCGTCGGCAATGCAGCGGCGTTGGACGTCTACAAGTTCTTGAAGCTGCAGGTGGATAACCGCTCGCTACTCGACTGGCTGCAAGACGACGACGCGGACTTGCTCGCAGCACTGTCTCCACAGCCTGAACGCGCTTCAACCTGGGCAACCGCGTTCAAAGGCCTGATACGTCAGGACGAAACGGTTACCTCACACGAGCGAGCCAAGCAGCTGTATTGGTGCGTGGACGGTGATCCGGCACGCACCGAAGCCTTTCATCTATTGGAGCCGCTATTTTCCAGCAGCTTGGTCCACGCCGTTCACCTTGAGGTCAATGACGCGAGATTCGGTGAAGCCAATAAAGAAGCTCGACTCGCTTGGCGCGGCGGCCGCGCGCACCCTAACGGCTACCGTGAGTACCGTGGCCTGCTGGTACGCAAACTGGGAGGGACCAAGCCGCAAAACATCAGCCAACTCAACAGTGAGCGCGGTGGCGTGAACTACCTTCTGTCCTCCCTCCCACCCGCTTGGCAACGCCAACCCAGCAAGCCGCTGCTCCTACTCGATTCATCCTTCAAGCGGTTCCAGCGATTCGACGGCGTGCAACGCCAGCTCAACGCGCTTTATCAGTATTTCGAGCAAGCGCCGGACCCCACCTTCGCCACCCGCAAGAGGCGCGAGCGCATCGAGCGTGCTTTAGGTCTAGCCCTGACCGCGTTCGGCGTGAGCATCCGCACCCAGTTCCCCGCCGGCTGGACCCGCGACCCGGACTGCCAACTCCCACTGTGCGAACAACTCTGGCTTGACCCTGGCCGCGCCGAGATGGCCATTCGAGAAGGATACGAAGACATGGACGGGGCATTTCAACAGGCCGCTGAGCGCCAACAGTGGCCTGAAGAAGTCGCCAAGCACTTCGCGCTGTGGCTCAACGCGATGCTGTCGCGCAAAGGCTTCGCCGTCAGCGATGCAGAGCACATGCAGTGGGCGCGTAAAGCGCTGGCGCATACCTTGGGCTTCGCTGTCAGCACGCGGGAGGTGAGCCATGGCTGA